From the Oscillospiraceae bacterium genome, one window contains:
- a CDS encoding SGNH/GDSL hydrolase family protein: MDMSQFLPVSGEKPLDRIVTDGGYCGIFRTIACVGDSLSSGEFESTREDGTKAYHDIYDYSWGQYIARMAGCKVYNFSKGGMSAKAYCESFAGSQGFWDSDKAAQAYIIALGVNDLYGQNQEIGSMSDVCFEDYNKNGATYAGYYAKIIQRYKEIQPDAKFFLMTFPYDTRKDEEWRPKGDAQRKLMYEMAKCFSNTYVLDIREYAPVYDEEFRKNFYLGGHMTPTGYIFTAKMVVSYIDYIIRHNMQDFKQVGFIGTPYKNTIDI, translated from the coding sequence ATGGATATGTCTCAATTTCTTCCCGTTTCGGGAGAGAAGCCTCTCGACAGAATAGTTACCGACGGCGGTTACTGCGGGATTTTTCGCACCATTGCTTGCGTAGGCGACAGCCTTTCTTCAGGTGAATTTGAGTCTACCCGTGAGGACGGAACGAAGGCATACCATGACATTTACGATTATTCCTGGGGACAGTATATTGCGCGCATGGCAGGATGCAAGGTGTATAATTTTTCAAAGGGCGGAATGAGCGCCAAGGCTTACTGTGAAAGTTTTGCCGGGTCCCAAGGCTTCTGGGATTCCGATAAGGCGGCTCAAGCTTATATAATTGCACTTGGAGTCAATGACCTTTATGGTCAGAATCAGGAAATCGGCTCCATGTCGGATGTCTGCTTTGAGGATTACAATAAAAACGGTGCTACATATGCTGGGTACTATGCAAAAATAATTCAGCGTTATAAGGAAATTCAGCCGGATGCAAAATTTTTCCTTATGACCTTCCCTTACGACACCCGAAAGGATGAGGAATGGCGCCCTAAAGGTGATGCCCAACGTAAGCTGATGTATGAAATGGCAAAATGCTTTTCAAATACATATGTGCTTGATATACGTGAATATGCACCCGTGTATGACGAAGAATTCCGCAAGAATTTCTATCTCGGGGGACATATGACTCCGACGGGCTATATCTTCACAGCCAAAATGGTGGTGTCATACATCGATTACATAATCCGTCATAACATGCAAGATTTCAAACAAGTGGGATTTATCGGCACACCCTACAAAAATACAATTGACATATAA
- a CDS encoding isoprenylcysteine carboxylmethyltransferase family protein, with amino-acid sequence MLLIKAFIKYIAGLASVGMLLFLPAGTFRYMNAWIFIGLLFVPMLILGIVLYVKAPNLLEKRLDVKETENTQKAVVAVSALLFTAGFVVAGLDFRFGWSQVPKWLVATACVVLIVSYAVYAEVMRENAWLSRSVEVQKNQKVSDTGLYSIIRHPMYAVTLWLFFSIPLTLGSWWSFACFLPYIAVIVVRIINEEKVLEAKLEGYTDYKKRVKYRLVPFVW; translated from the coding sequence ATGCTTTTGATTAAAGCGTTTATTAAGTATATTGCAGGACTCGCGTCGGTGGGTATGCTGCTGTTTTTGCCCGCAGGCACTTTCAGATATATGAACGCGTGGATTTTCATCGGCTTGCTTTTTGTTCCCATGCTTATTCTTGGCATCGTTCTTTATGTTAAAGCCCCGAATTTACTTGAAAAACGCCTTGATGTAAAAGAAACGGAAAACACTCAAAAGGCCGTTGTAGCTGTGTCGGCACTTCTTTTTACGGCAGGCTTTGTTGTTGCAGGACTGGATTTCAGATTCGGATGGTCGCAGGTACCGAAATGGTTGGTTGCAACGGCTTGTGTTGTTTTGATTGTTTCTTATGCGGTTTACGCAGAGGTAATGCGTGAAAATGCGTGGCTTTCAAGGTCTGTGGAGGTACAGAAGAACCAGAAAGTGTCGGATACCGGGCTTTATTCAATTATCAGGCATCCTATGTACGCAGTTACGCTGTGGTTGTTTTTCTCTATTCCTCTCACACTTGGTTCATGGTGGTCATTTGCTTGTTTTTTGCCATATATAGCTGTAATTGTTGTCAGAATAATCAACGAAGAAAAGGTGCTGGAGGCAAAGCTTGAAGGCTATACGGACTATAAAAAGCGCGTGAAATACAGGCTTGTTCCGTTCGTGTGGTGA
- a CDS encoding phosphoribosylformylglycinamidine cyclo-ligase: MSDAYITLGASATKSEVHKAIKKQDKGVFPGAFCKLCEDVAGDSNYCSVMHADGAGTKSSLAYIYYKETGDMSVFAGIAQDSTVMNLDDLLCVGITDNFIMSNTIGRNAHRISGDIIAAVIDGYSSFVEKMKDFGVNITMSGGETADVGDLVSTLIVDSTFFARVPKNKVIDCANIKPGNVILALASSGKATYEDEYNSGISSNGLTGARHLVLSSVYRDKYPESFSSTIEAGKAYSGKSLLTDKLPGTDITVGKALLSPTRTYAPILKELLDDKDAKVSGLIHCTGGAQAKCKNFGSGLRYVKDNLFDTPPLFRLIAENANIGEKEMYNVFNMGHRMEIYCDEATADKAAAIAAKYNVEARKIGYVEASPNGENTVILKKDGKEFVY, encoded by the coding sequence ATGTCTGATGCATATATCACACTTGGCGCATCCGCAACAAAAAGCGAAGTACATAAAGCTATAAAAAAGCAAGATAAAGGCGTTTTTCCGGGTGCATTCTGCAAGCTGTGCGAGGACGTGGCAGGCGACAGCAATTATTGCTCCGTCATGCACGCGGACGGCGCAGGTACAAAATCCTCGCTGGCGTATATTTACTATAAAGAAACAGGAGATATGTCCGTATTCGCGGGAATCGCGCAGGATTCCACCGTTATGAATCTGGATGACCTTCTGTGCGTCGGAATTACGGACAACTTCATAATGAGCAATACCATCGGCAGAAACGCTCACCGCATAAGCGGAGATATAATTGCCGCTGTTATAGACGGATATTCTTCTTTTGTTGAGAAAATGAAGGATTTCGGAGTTAATATCACCATGTCCGGCGGTGAAACCGCTGACGTGGGAGACCTTGTTTCCACACTCATTGTAGACTCAACATTCTTTGCACGTGTACCTAAAAACAAGGTTATCGATTGCGCTAACATAAAGCCCGGTAACGTTATTCTGGCACTCGCCTCATCGGGTAAAGCAACATATGAGGATGAATATAACTCGGGTATTTCTTCAAACGGTCTTACAGGTGCAAGACATCTCGTGCTTTCAAGCGTTTACCGTGACAAGTATCCCGAAAGCTTTTCATCAACAATCGAGGCAGGCAAAGCTTACAGCGGAAAATCGCTTCTCACCGACAAGTTGCCCGGAACGGATATTACCGTGGGCAAGGCATTGCTTTCCCCCACCAGAACCTACGCACCCATACTCAAGGAGCTGCTTGACGATAAAGATGCAAAGGTTTCGGGTCTTATCCACTGCACCGGCGGTGCACAGGCCAAATGCAAGAATTTCGGTTCGGGTCTGAGATACGTAAAGGACAATCTTTTTGACACTCCCCCGTTGTTCAGACTCATCGCGGAAAATGCCAACATCGGTGAAAAAGAAATGTACAATGTTTTCAATATGGGACATCGCATGGAAATATACTGCGATGAAGCCACCGCTGACAAGGCTGCCGCAATCGCCGCAAAATACAATGTGGAAGCAAGAAAAATAGGTTATGTAGAAGCTTCACCAAACGGCGAAAACACCGTAATTCTCAAAAAAGACGGCAAAGAATTCGTTTATTGA
- the nusG gene encoding transcription termination/antitermination factor NusG has protein sequence MLEDYDPSPRWYVVHTYAGYENRVAANIEKIVENRNMGHLIFEVKIPTETVVDPAAEEGAKGAEKEALLFPSYVLVKMIMNYETWHVVRNTRGATGFVGPESKPVALSDEEVKQLGVDTTVITLSYKVGDLVNITEGFLSGHTAVVKEISDDFKTIKVVVPMSNRETPVELSSSSVKKIQEI, from the coding sequence ATGTTAGAAGATTACGATCCCAGTCCCCGGTGGTACGTTGTACACACCTATGCCGGATATGAAAACCGCGTTGCTGCCAACATCGAAAAAATAGTTGAGAACCGCAACATGGGTCATCTTATTTTCGAGGTCAAGATTCCTACCGAAACAGTGGTTGATCCCGCTGCGGAGGAAGGTGCGAAGGGCGCCGAAAAAGAGGCTCTGCTGTTCCCCAGCTATGTTCTGGTCAAAATGATCATGAATTACGAAACCTGGCATGTAGTGCGTAATACCCGCGGTGCTACGGGCTTTGTCGGCCCCGAGTCCAAGCCGGTCGCTCTTTCCGATGAGGAAGTTAAGCAACTTGGTGTTGACACTACCGTTATCACGCTGAGCTACAAAGTCGGCGATTTGGTTAACATTACCGAGGGTTTTCTTTCAGGTCACACGGCAGTTGTCAAGGAAATCTCGGACGATTTCAAAACCATCAAGGTTGTCGTTCCGATGTCCAACAGAGAAACGCCTGTTGAGCTTTCCTCTTCAAGCGTTAAAAAAATCCAGGAAATATAG
- a CDS encoding peptide deformylase yields MVKELMHDPIFLAGKSEIATKDDLQTAQDLLDTLLAHKESCVGMAANMIGVKKRIIAFLDESGRTSTYTVMLNPEIIKKDGAYDTEEGCLSLLGGPRPCKRYKSIKVKYQTLEMQTRIKSYIGFAAQIIQHEVDHCNGILI; encoded by the coding sequence ATGGTTAAAGAACTTATGCACGACCCGATTTTTCTTGCCGGAAAGTCGGAAATCGCCACGAAAGATGATTTGCAGACAGCACAGGACTTGCTTGACACATTACTGGCGCACAAGGAAAGCTGCGTTGGTATGGCGGCTAATATGATAGGTGTGAAAAAACGCATTATTGCGTTTTTGGACGAAAGCGGACGAACCTCAACATACACGGTGATGCTCAATCCGGAAATTATAAAAAAGGACGGTGCGTATGACACCGAAGAGGGCTGCTTGTCGCTTCTCGGCGGTCCGCGTCCTTGTAAACGCTATAAATCTATCAAGGTGAAGTATCAGACCTTGGAAATGCAGACCCGCATCAAAAGCTACATCGGCTTTGCGGCACAAATAATCCAGCACGAGGTGGATCACTGTAATGGGATATTGATCTGA
- a CDS encoding histidinol-phosphatase HisJ family protein, translated as MKYTQNLHTHCTYCDGKNTPREIAECALKKGFDSLGFSCHSPMFYAPTYTKFAPVHEDYKKEILTLKQEYKDKLDIFLGLEFDIFSKVDLTGFDYIIGAAHYFHIGDEYIAYDRDSATVKRVIDEYFGGDGLKYARMYYEDMARLPEYAHIDIVGHFDLITKHVENTDFFDTESPLYRSYALNALHTLAEKVNIFEINTGAIARGYRTSPYPQPFILKELKKLGMGIIISSDCHDMNFLDCHFDSALQLLTDCGFGEVYILTKSGFKSVPLY; from the coding sequence ATGAAATACACCCAGAATCTTCATACACACTGCACCTATTGCGATGGCAAGAACACTCCGCGTGAAATAGCGGAGTGCGCGCTCAAAAAGGGGTTTGACAGCCTGGGTTTTTCCTGCCACTCTCCTATGTTTTACGCCCCTACCTATACAAAATTCGCACCGGTTCATGAAGATTACAAAAAGGAAATTCTCACGCTGAAGCAAGAATACAAGGACAAACTTGATATTTTTCTCGGGCTTGAATTCGACATATTTTCAAAAGTAGATTTGACCGGCTTTGATTACATAATCGGTGCAGCGCACTATTTTCACATAGGCGATGAATACATAGCTTATGACCGCGACAGTGCAACGGTAAAAAGAGTTATAGACGAATATTTCGGCGGTGACGGATTAAAATACGCCCGCATGTATTATGAGGATATGGCAAGGTTGCCGGAATATGCCCATATTGACATAGTGGGACACTTCGACCTTATAACAAAGCATGTTGAAAACACGGACTTTTTTGATACCGAATCCCCCCTATACCGTTCTTACGCACTTAATGCCCTGCACACTTTGGCAGAAAAAGTAAATATTTTCGAAATCAACACCGGTGCTATCGCGCGTGGATACCGCACTTCGCCCTACCCCCAGCCTTTTATACTCAAGGAACTTAAAAAGCTTGGAATGGGTATAATAATAAGCTCAGACTGTCATGACATGAATTTTCTTGACTGTCATTTTGACAGCGCGTTACAGCTTCTGACAGACTGCGGATTCGGAGAGGTGTATATTCTGACAAAAAGCGGATTTAAATCCGTTCCGCTTTACTAA
- the secE gene encoding preprotein translocase subunit SecE, translating into MAEEKNVQPQAEKKPAAVKPAKEKIPFGVRVKNFFKNYKSELKKIVWSSKEQVVKNTSVVVALVVVSGVVLVLLDLAFNMGITALGKLI; encoded by the coding sequence TTGGCAGAAGAAAAAAATGTTCAGCCTCAGGCTGAAAAGAAACCCGCCGCAGTAAAACCTGCTAAGGAAAAGATCCCCTTCGGCGTTCGCGTCAAGAACTTCTTCAAAAACTACAAAAGTGAGCTTAAGAAGATAGTTTGGTCTTCCAAGGAACAGGTTGTTAAAAATACTTCGGTTGTCGTTGCTCTGGTTGTTGTATCAGGTGTTGTTCTTGTGCTTCTCGACTTAGCATTCAACATGGGTATAACCGCGTTGGGCAAACTTATCTAA
- a CDS encoding ethanolamine utilization protein EutH, giving the protein MNYISLVMAVFAVIAAIDRIFGNRLKLGLEFERGLMMLGPLALSMIGMIVISPLISHVLQPFLGFISEHVPVDPSSVIAIIFANDMGGAHLCVEMANDAKIGLLNAMVVSAMMGATVSYTIPVSLGMVKKEQHREMTIGLLCGIVTIPIGCFAGGIMQGIPFIPLLINLLPLIIVSALIAIGLIKIPDTCVRIFNVFGVFIKILITAGLAAGIFEMLTGITLIPYTAPISEGADIVFNAAVVMTGAFPMIKILSALLSKPLSFLAKKAHINETSATGIVSSMASSLITFDLIKDMDRKGVVLNAAFAVSGAFTFAGHLAFTLAFEASYLPCVITSKLIAGFTAVVIAFPVYKIIYKDKGI; this is encoded by the coding sequence ATGAATTACATATCATTAGTAATGGCTGTCTTCGCCGTTATTGCGGCAATTGACAGAATTTTCGGTAACCGCTTGAAGTTGGGCTTGGAATTTGAACGCGGGCTTATGATGCTCGGACCGTTGGCTCTTTCCATGATAGGAATGATTGTTATTTCTCCTCTCATTTCGCACGTGTTACAGCCTTTTCTCGGTTTTATCTCAGAACATGTTCCCGTAGACCCGTCTTCTGTGATTGCCATAATCTTTGCCAACGACATGGGCGGAGCACATCTTTGCGTCGAGATGGCAAATGATGCAAAAATCGGGCTTTTAAATGCAATGGTGGTTTCAGCTATGATGGGAGCTACTGTGTCGTACACCATCCCGGTTTCGCTGGGAATGGTAAAAAAAGAACAGCATCGCGAAATGACCATCGGGCTTTTGTGCGGTATTGTGACAATTCCCATAGGGTGCTTTGCCGGCGGAATTATGCAAGGAATACCATTTATCCCGCTTTTGATTAACCTATTGCCTCTTATAATTGTTTCAGCGTTGATAGCAATAGGTCTTATAAAAATCCCCGATACGTGCGTAAGAATTTTCAACGTGTTCGGTGTTTTCATAAAAATACTCATAACCGCAGGGCTGGCGGCAGGAATTTTTGAAATGCTTACGGGCATAACACTTATACCGTACACTGCACCGATTTCAGAAGGTGCCGACATTGTATTCAACGCAGCAGTAGTCATGACGGGAGCTTTCCCCATGATAAAAATACTTTCTGCCCTGCTTTCAAAACCTCTTTCTTTTCTGGCGAAAAAAGCACATATCAATGAAACATCTGCGACCGGCATCGTATCCTCCATGGCGTCCAGTCTGATAACCTTTGATTTGATAAAGGATATGGACAGAAAAGGCGTTGTACTCAATGCGGCATTTGCCGTATCCGGTGCTTTCACCTTTGCGGGACATCTGGCATTCACTCTGGCATTTGAAGCAAGTTATCTGCCGTGTGTTATAACAAGCAAGCTGATAGCAGGCTTTACAGCAGTGGTTATCGCCTTTCCCGTTTATAAAATAATTTATAAAGACAAAGGCATATAA
- a CDS encoding adenylate kinase has translation MKKIIVVGCPGSGKSTFSRELNRITHIPLFHLDMMYWNADKTTVDKNTFYERLSDVLEKEQWIIDGNYASTMELRLRKSDTVFFLDYPTEICLDGITKRRGKPRSDIPWIESDDSDSEFIEFIKRYRLQNRPEVFELLGKYSDKSIFIFTERNQADEFLVKLQKRILSI, from the coding sequence ATGAAGAAAATCATTGTTGTCGGTTGCCCGGGAAGCGGCAAGAGTACATTTTCAAGAGAACTGAACAGAATTACCCATATTCCTCTTTTTCATTTGGATATGATGTACTGGAATGCGGATAAAACAACGGTAGATAAAAATACTTTTTATGAACGGCTGTCAGATGTGCTGGAAAAGGAACAATGGATAATAGACGGAAATTATGCCTCCACAATGGAACTGCGTCTGCGTAAGAGCGATACGGTGTTTTTTCTGGATTACCCGACCGAAATTTGCCTGGACGGTATAACTAAAAGACGCGGAAAGCCGCGGAGTGATATTCCGTGGATTGAGAGTGACGACAGTGACAGCGAATTTATTGAGTTTATAAAAAGATACCGATTGCAAAACAGACCTGAAGTATTTGAACTGTTGGGTAAGTACAGCGATAAAAGCATTTTTATTTTTACAGAACGAAATCAAGCAGATGAATTTTTAGTGAAATTACAAAAACGCATATTAAGTATTTGA
- the rpmG gene encoding 50S ribosomal protein L33 — MRVKITLACSECKQRNYDTMKNKKNDPDRLEINKYCRFCRKETLHKETK; from the coding sequence ATGAGAGTTAAAATTACTTTGGCATGCAGCGAATGCAAGCAAAGAAATTATGACACAATGAAAAACAAGAAGAATGACCCCGACAGACTTGAAATTAACAAGTATTGCCGATTCTGCCGTAAGGAAACTCTTCACAAAGAAACCAAGTAA
- a CDS encoding 50S ribosomal protein L1, whose protein sequence is MKQGKKYTESTKIVDRAKLYDAEEAVQTVCQTAKAKFDETIEIHIRLGVDSRHADQQVRGALVLPHGTGKTVRTLVFAKGDNAKAAEEAGSDFVGAEDMVEKIQKEQWFDYDVIIATPDMMGLIGRLGKVLGPKGLMPNPKAGTVTPDVAKAVKEAKAGKIEYRLDKTNIIHCPIGKASFGPEKLAENLNAIMGAIVKAKPASSKGQYIKSCVIASTMGPGIKLNAQKFM, encoded by the coding sequence ATGAAGCAGGGTAAGAAATATACCGAAAGCACTAAAATCGTTGACAGAGCAAAGCTGTACGATGCTGAAGAAGCTGTACAGACCGTTTGTCAGACTGCAAAAGCAAAATTTGATGAAACTATCGAAATACACATCAGACTGGGCGTTGACTCCAGACACGCTGACCAGCAGGTAAGAGGCGCTCTCGTGCTTCCTCACGGTACCGGTAAAACCGTACGTACCCTCGTTTTCGCCAAGGGCGACAACGCTAAGGCTGCTGAAGAGGCAGGTTCCGATTTCGTAGGCGCAGAAGATATGGTCGAAAAGATCCAGAAGGAACAGTGGTTTGATTATGACGTAATCATCGCTACTCCCGATATGATGGGTCTCATCGGTCGTCTCGGTAAAGTCCTCGGTCCTAAAGGCTTGATGCCTAACCCCAAGGCCGGCACCGTTACCCCCGATGTTGCTAAGGCTGTTAAAGAAGCCAAGGCAGGTAAAATCGAGTATCGTCTCGACAAAACCAACATCATCCACTGCCCTATCGGCAAAGCTTCTTTCGGTCCCGAAAAGCTTGCTGAAAACCTTAATGCCATTATGGGCGCTATCGTAAAAGCCAAGCCCGCGTCCTCTAAGGGTCAGTACATCAAGAGCTGCGTAATCGCATCTACAATGGGCCCCGGCATCAAGCTTAACGCACAGAAATTTATGTAA
- the rplK gene encoding 50S ribosomal protein L11: MAKKIIGYVKLQLQAGKATPAPPVGPALGQYGVAIPNFTKEFNERTKNDMGLIIPVVITIYSDRTFSFITKTPPAAVLIKKACGIESGSGVPNKTKVAKITKDQVAKIAEQKMPDLNAANLESAMSMIAGTARSMGVTVEE, translated from the coding sequence ATGGCAAAGAAAATTATTGGTTACGTAAAACTCCAGCTTCAGGCAGGAAAAGCCACTCCCGCTCCCCCCGTAGGTCCCGCTCTGGGTCAGTACGGTGTTGCAATTCCTAACTTCACTAAGGAATTCAACGAGCGCACCAAGAACGACATGGGTCTTATCATCCCTGTTGTTATCACCATCTACTCCGACCGCACTTTCTCCTTCATCACCAAGACTCCGCCTGCAGCGGTTCTTATCAAGAAGGCTTGCGGTATCGAAAGCGGTTCAGGCGTCCCCAACAAGACCAAGGTTGCTAAGATAACCAAGGATCAGGTCGCTAAAATCGCTGAACAGAAAATGCCCGACCTTAACGCAGCTAACCTCGAATCCGCTATGAGCATGATCGCCGGTACTGCACGCAGCATGGGCGTTACTGTTGAAGAATAA
- a CDS encoding ribokinase, protein MTKPRILCVGSANMDLVMKMERVPERGETLITTRDYEFVPGGKGANAAVAAARLGADTLFCTRVGDDANGKVLKDMYVKEGISPRFIGVDKNNGTGLAGIFLESDGTNRIVVYPGANNALNTEDLEEAFISYPDALLMQFEIPESTIIRACRMAAERGVKVFIDAGPARADFPLKDLGRLEIFSPNETETLAYTGISPDTMSATMHATVKLSVMVNAKYIVLKLGSRGAYVYDGVNADIIPSYDVCAVDTTAAGDAFTSALTYEYLKTNDIIHSIKFANAVGALTVTRMGASSSLPTYDEVMNFVKIKQIQL, encoded by the coding sequence ATGACAAAACCTCGTATTTTGTGCGTCGGAAGCGCTAACATGGACCTTGTCATGAAGATGGAACGTGTTCCCGAACGCGGAGAAACGCTCATAACAACCCGCGACTATGAATTCGTTCCCGGCGGAAAAGGTGCAAATGCCGCAGTTGCCGCCGCCAGACTCGGTGCGGATACACTGTTTTGCACTCGCGTGGGCGATGATGCAAACGGAAAAGTTCTAAAGGACATGTACGTTAAAGAAGGTATTTCTCCGCGCTTTATAGGTGTTGACAAAAACAACGGCACGGGGCTTGCAGGAATTTTTCTTGAAAGTGACGGAACGAACCGCATCGTGGTCTATCCCGGTGCAAACAATGCACTCAACACTGAAGATCTGGAAGAAGCGTTCATATCTTATCCCGACGCTCTTCTCATGCAGTTTGAAATACCCGAAAGTACCATCATCAGAGCATGCCGTATGGCAGCAGAACGCGGTGTAAAGGTATTTATAGACGCGGGACCCGCAAGAGCAGACTTCCCCCTCAAAGATCTGGGACGTCTTGAAATATTTTCTCCCAACGAGACTGAAACACTGGCGTACACGGGTATATCACCCGACACCATGTCCGCAACCATGCATGCAACAGTCAAGCTTTCGGTAATGGTAAACGCAAAGTACATAGTTCTTAAGCTGGGAAGCCGTGGGGCATATGTTTATGACGGAGTAAATGCGGACATAATACCATCTTACGACGTATGTGCCGTTGATACCACCGCCGCAGGCGATGCATTCACCTCGGCACTTACCTACGAATATCTGAAAACAAACGATATAATACATTCCATAAAATTTGCCAATGCAGTCGGGGCACTGACAGTCACCCGCATGGGCGCTTCCTCTTCCCTGCCCACATACGATGAAGTAATGAATTTTGTTAAAATAAAACAGATACAGTTATAA